From Rutidosis leptorrhynchoides isolate AG116_Rl617_1_P2 chromosome 3, CSIRO_AGI_Rlap_v1, whole genome shotgun sequence, a single genomic window includes:
- the LOC139899166 gene encoding xanthotoxin 5-hydroxylase CYP82C4-like, with the protein MESFPLFLSFLILFLCVLICRFKRTKINNTKTSIKLVAPEPSGALPIVGHLHQLHGRVPLARILGQKADDYGPIYSLRLGSHRALVVSSWQMVKECFTTNDRNFASRPNMAVSRYMGYNSAVFALAPYGPYWREIRKMVTLELLKSQRLEKLKHVRNSEVKYLINDLSSLCLNNKDRSCVVNMTKWFEHVTFNIIVRMLASKRFVSDCNDNKGSKDDLEVKEAINKGLYLSGIVVVSDVIPNLEWMDIGGHLKAMKKAGKELDVVLGKWVDEHVEKGHEYDEGDFIDVMLSILPKDAEMFGYGRETIIKATTLILILTGSESTAETLTWALSLLLNNPDILKTAQNELDNCVGKDKWVEESDIQKLTYLQAIVKETLRMYPPGPLAGPREAIEDCNIGGYHVSKGTRLIVNVWKLHRDPKVWSDPDEFRPERFLDEHSHVNYQGQNFEYIPFSSGRRMCPASTFALQVIHLILAQLIQGFDWSTPNGELVDMSEGLGIALPKVKPLEVMITPRLSSELY; encoded by the exons ATGGAATCTTTtcctttatttctatcatttttaaTCCTTTTTCTTTGTGTTCTAATCTGTAGATTCAAAAGAACCAAAATCAACAACACAAAAACAAGTATCAAACTAGTAGCTCCCGAACCATCCGGCGCGTTGCCTATTGTGGGCCACCTTCATCAACTTCATGGTCGAGTTCCGCTAGCCCGAATACTCGGACAAAAGGCTGATGACTACGGGCCCATTTACTCTCTACGGCTCGGTAGTCATCGAGCATTGGTTGTGAGCAGTTGGCAGATGGTTAAAGAGTGTTTCACCACTAATGACAGAAATTTTGCATCTAGACCAAATATGGCCGTGAGCCGCTACATGGGCTACAATAGTGCCGTTTTTGCACTAGCACCATACGGGCCATATTGGCGAGAGATACGAAAGATGGTCACTTTAGAGCTTTTAAAGAGCCAACGTCTTGAAAAGCTTAAACACGTTCGTAATTCAGAAGTGAAGTACTTAATTAACGATCTTTCCTCGTTGTGTTTAAACAACAAGGACCGATCATGTGTTGTGAACATGACCAAGTGGTTTGAGCACGTAACGTTTAATATAATAGTGAGAATGTTAGCGAGTAAAAGATTTGTTAGCGATTGTAACGATAATAAGGGGAGTAAAGATGATTTAGAGGTGAAAGAAGCTATTAATAAAGGGTTGTATCTGAGCGGCATTGTTGTTGTTTCGGATGTTATTCCGAATTTGGAATGGATGGATATTGGGGGACATTTGAAAGCGATGAAAAAGGCGGGAAAAGAACTTGATGTTGTTCTTGGAAAGTGGGTTGATGAACATGTTGAAAAGGGACATGAGTACGATGAAGGTGATTTTATCGATGTGATGTTGTCAATCCTACCGAAAGATGCTGAAATGTTTGGTTACGGGCGTGAAACAATAATCAAAGCAACAACATTG ATTCTCATCTTGACGGGTTCCGAAAGTACTGCTGAGACACTAACATGGGCACTCTCTTTACTACTAAACAACCCTGACATCCTAAAAACAGCCCAAAACGAGCTCGACAATTGCGTAGGAAAAGATAAATGGGTCGAAGAATCAGATATTCAAAAACTAACATATCTACAAGCCATAGTGAAGGAAACTCTCCGAATGTACCCACCAGGCCCGTTAGCTGGGCCCCGTGAAGCCATTGAGGACTGCAACATCGGGGGCTATCACGTCTCCAAAGGGACCCGTCTGATAGTCAACGTTTGGAAACTACATCGAGACCCGAAAGTATGGTCTGATCCTGATGAGTTTAGACCTGAGAGGTTTCTAGATGAACACTCGCACGTAAATTATCAAGGTCAGAACTTTGAGTACATTCCGTTTAGTTCTGGAAGAAGAATGTGTCCTGCAAGTACGTTTGCGCTTCAAGTGATTCATTTGATACTTGCGCAGTTAATTCAGGGGTTTGACTGGTCAACACCGAACGGGGAGCTTGTGGATATGAGTGAGGGTTTGGGGATTGCGTTGCCGAAAGTGAAACCGCTCGAAGTGATGATCACTCCGCGGCTTTCTTCAGAGCTCTATTGA
- the LOC139899167 gene encoding uncharacterized protein: MGRKRGNSAVNKLFIWVRKQSIKVKIFLAVTSFLSSLVALRFLVHDTNQFFVASEFVHAAGIILLIYKLTTLKTCSGLSLQTQELTATFLAVRLCCSYMMEHDIHTVLDFATLVSTLWVIYMIRFKLNSTYNEDLDNLPKYYLLVPCAILAIFIHPHTYHSHMSKVSWAFCVYLESIAVLPQLMMMQKTKMIEPSTARYVFALGLARFLGCAHWIIQVYESAGSYLFLLGSGYFWLPMVLLAEAVQTFILADFCYYYVKSVVNGQLLVSLPPVEKKFGMNK, encoded by the exons ATGGGTCGTAAAAGAGGTAATTCGGCAGTGAACAAATTGTTCATTTGGGTTCGTAAACAATCGATAAAAGTTAAAATCTTTTTAGCGGTTACGTCTTTTTTATCATCCCTTGTAGCTCTTAGATTTCTTGTTCACGATACCAATCAGTTTTTTGTTGCTTCTGAATTCGTTCATGCTGCTGGTATAATTCTTCTTATTTACAAACTCACCACCCTCAAAACCTGCTCAG GGCTTTCGTTACAGACACAAGAACTCACAGCTACATTTCTAGCTGTAAGATTGTGTTGTAGCTATATGATGGAACATGACATTCACACTGTTCTTGATTTCGCTACGTTAGTGTCTACTCTTTGGGTCATTTATATGATCCGATTTAAACTAAACTCAACCTACAATGAAGACCTTGACAACTTGCCCAAATATTATCTG TTGGTGCCGTGTGCGATTCTTGCTATATTCATTCACCCACATACCTATCATTCTCACATGAGCAAAGTTTCATGGGCGTTTTGTGTGTATTTGGAATCAATTGCAGTCCTTCCTCAGCTAATGATGATGCAGAAAACCAAG ATGATCGAACCATCTACTGCTCGTTATGTGTTTGCACTTGGCCTTGCAAGATTTTTGGGATGTGCTCACTGGATCATCCAG GTGTATGAATCTGCTGGATCATATCTGTTTTTACTAGGAAGCGGTTACTTTTGGTTGCCGATGGTCTTACTTGCAGAGGCGGTTCAAACGTTCATCTTGGCCGATTTTTGTTACTACTATGTTAAAAG TGTGGTGAACGGACAACTTCTAGTCAGCCTGCCACCAGTCGAGAAGAAGTTTGGCATGAACAAGTGA
- the LOC139899168 gene encoding uncharacterized protein: protein MANDSKINNQNREENELMLELSIGGIFGNPNRTSPNVNELKEIDNELNVEESKLENQAGKRRELRRKREEKSKKTVCFGSVSGPFVENKEWLETQVIGQNDDVLDVEHVRKKERIVEDGNENGKKCVFTPTVCRSFWPCNDDVNVKGSGGEDEMESGGGRRNCKLSSNGSGGGGSSAYSDGQCSSHQGGATDDSRSISSNSQLDQQLPSTSTTSDQFDQSDQPTSSPKQTVPTNKITDPTISDPNSLKPNYQLNRHASSVSNPPSKLDTSSSQHQQASVLARMPCVSTTGNGPNGKTISGFLYRYTKNDVSIVCVCHGHSFSPAGFVEHAGGVNIAHPLKHITISPTTFAS from the exons ATGGCGAATGATTCGAAAATTAATAATCAAAATCGAGAGGAAAACGAGTTAATGTTGGAGTTATCAATCGGAGGAATATTTGGAAACCCGAACCGAACGAGTCCGAATGTAAACGAGTTGAAGGAAATTGATAATGAATTAAACGTTGAAGAATCAAAACTTGAGAATCAAGCTGGAAAAAGGCGAGAATTGAGACGTAAGAGAGAAGAAAAATCGAAGAAAACGGTTTGTTTCGGTTCGGTCAGCGGTCCGTTTGTGGAGAATAAAGAGTGGTTAGAGACGCAAGTTATTGGACAAAACGATGACGTTTTGGATGTTGAGCATGTACGGAAAAAGGAAAGGATTGTGGAAGATGGAAATGAGAATGGGAAGAAATGTGTGTTTACGCCGACGGTGTGCCGGAGTTTTTGGCCGTGTAATGATGATGTGAATGTGAAAGGTTCCGGTGGTGAGGATGAGATGGAAAGCGGCGGTGGACGGCGGAATTGTAAACTTAGTTCGAATGGTTCCGGTGGCGGTGGTTCATCTGCGTATTCTGATGGTCAATGCTCGTCTCACCAAG GTGGTGCTACAGATGATAGCAGAAGCATTTCAAGCAACTCTCAATTGGATCAACAACTGCCAAGTACTTCAACAACAAGTGACCAATTTGACCAATCTGATCAACCTACCAGTTCACCCAAACAAACCGTCCCAACCAACAAAATAACAGATCCCACTATATCCGACCCAAACTCTCTGAAACCCAATTACCAGTTGAACCGACATGCATCAAGTGTTTCAAACCCACCTTCAAAGCTCGATACCAGCAGCAGTCAACATCAACAAGCCTCTGTTCTGGCCAGGATGCCGTGCGTTTCAACAACTGGAAACGGTCCAAATGGAAAGACAATAAGCGGGTTCTTGTACAGATACACGAAAAATGATGTCAGCATTGTGTGTGTATGTCATGGTCACTCGTTTTCTCCTGCTGGGTTCGTGGAGCATGCGGGTGGCGTTAATATAGCCCACCCGTTAAAACACATTACCATAAGTCCAACTACTTTTGCATCTTGA